Proteins encoded together in one Terriglobus saanensis SP1PR4 window:
- a CDS encoding glycoside hydrolase family 88/105 protein, which yields MKTKIYSAIGISVLLSGTLHTQQNFPQPTPAQQAIVNKDNSRHFGDSPADGGPIATDLSAALKPADIDKVVRKVADWELARSQAYFDRIWTWSVLYSGFIAASDATGDAKYRDAMMAMGKQFDWKLRNHLPNADDQSVAQTYAELFLKEHDLAMIQPTKDEIEPLIAMKTLKPGDDRLPWWWCDALFMGPPMWARMYEATGDKRYITYLDEQWQKTSDLLYDKQEHLYFRDASYLSKTEANGKKMFWSRGNGWVMGGIVRTLEYLPKDDARRGFYVTQLQEMAARVKDLQGTDGLWHAGLLDPKDYPLPEVSGSALFTYAIAWGINHHVLDAKVYRPVVEKAWKGMLQHVYADGRLGCIQQTGAEPAFYVPAASYNYGVGAFLLAGSEVKAMTKAHKREK from the coding sequence ATGAAGACGAAGATCTATTCCGCGATTGGCATCTCCGTCCTATTGAGCGGGACGCTGCATACACAACAGAACTTTCCTCAGCCCACACCGGCGCAGCAGGCGATTGTAAACAAGGACAACTCGCGTCACTTCGGCGATTCGCCTGCAGACGGTGGGCCTATAGCGACGGATCTCTCAGCTGCTTTGAAGCCTGCGGATATAGACAAGGTCGTGCGCAAGGTTGCCGACTGGGAGCTCGCCCGATCGCAAGCTTACTTCGATCGCATCTGGACATGGAGCGTTTTGTATAGCGGATTCATTGCGGCCTCCGATGCGACGGGGGATGCAAAGTATCGCGATGCGATGATGGCGATGGGAAAGCAGTTCGACTGGAAGCTGCGCAACCATCTTCCCAATGCGGACGATCAGAGCGTGGCGCAGACGTATGCGGAGCTCTTTCTGAAAGAGCATGATCTAGCGATGATCCAGCCGACGAAAGATGAGATTGAGCCGCTGATCGCGATGAAGACTCTGAAGCCGGGCGATGATCGTCTGCCGTGGTGGTGGTGCGATGCGCTCTTCATGGGCCCCCCGATGTGGGCGCGGATGTATGAAGCCACGGGAGACAAGCGGTACATCACTTATCTTGACGAGCAGTGGCAGAAGACCTCGGATCTGCTCTATGACAAGCAGGAACATCTCTACTTTCGCGACGCGTCTTATTTGAGCAAAACCGAGGCGAACGGCAAGAAGATGTTCTGGTCGCGGGGCAATGGATGGGTGATGGGGGGGATCGTGCGAACGCTTGAGTATCTCCCGAAGGACGATGCTCGGCGCGGCTTTTACGTCACGCAGTTGCAAGAGATGGCTGCACGTGTGAAGGATCTACAGGGAACAGATGGATTGTGGCACGCTGGTTTGCTCGATCCAAAGGACTACCCCCTACCGGAGGTTTCCGGATCGGCGTTGTTTACTTATGCGATTGCATGGGGGATCAATCACCATGTGCTGGATGCGAAGGTCTATCGGCCTGTCGTGGAGAAAGCCTGGAAGGGAATGCTTCAGCACGTGTACGCCGACGGACGATTGGGATGCATTCAGCAGACGGGTGCCGAGCCTGCATTCTATGTGCCCGCAGCGAGTTACAACTATGGCGTAGGCGCGTTCCTGTTGGCCGGTTCGGAAGTTAAGGCGATGACGAAGGCGCACAAGCGCGAAAAGTAG
- a CDS encoding rhamnogalacturonan acetylesterase codes for MTKASRVLLLCGCITAMAFQAQVQDQVPSPTDPAVHAKLNLPKPANPALRTLFLVGDSTVRNGHGDGAGGQWGWGEPLVAYFDTSKINVVNRAIGGRSSRTYITEGHWDDTLALMKKGDIVILQFGHNDGGPLDDIARARGSLQGVGDDTKEIENPILKKHEIVHSFGWYMTKYVQDTKAKGATPIVCSPIPRKIWKDGKVVRNAENYGGWAEQVAVKEHVGFIDLDEIIGRRYDAMGEASVEPLFADPHTHTSMAGAEINAESVVAGLKALKKDPLAKDFSAKGSSVHAYRAK; via the coding sequence ATGACCAAGGCAAGTCGAGTACTGCTGCTCTGCGGATGCATCACGGCGATGGCGTTCCAAGCACAGGTTCAGGACCAGGTGCCAAGTCCCACGGATCCTGCAGTCCATGCGAAGCTGAATTTGCCGAAGCCTGCGAATCCCGCTCTGCGGACGTTGTTCCTTGTTGGCGACTCCACTGTGCGCAATGGACATGGCGATGGCGCGGGAGGGCAGTGGGGTTGGGGAGAACCGTTGGTCGCTTACTTTGACACGTCGAAGATCAACGTGGTTAACCGCGCTATCGGTGGCCGCAGTAGTCGGACCTATATTACCGAAGGGCACTGGGACGATACGTTGGCCTTGATGAAGAAAGGCGACATCGTCATCCTGCAGTTTGGCCACAACGATGGTGGACCGCTCGACGATATTGCGCGAGCGCGCGGATCGTTGCAGGGCGTGGGCGATGACACAAAAGAGATTGAAAATCCGATTCTGAAGAAGCATGAGATCGTACACAGCTTCGGCTGGTACATGACGAAGTATGTCCAGGATACAAAGGCCAAGGGCGCGACGCCGATTGTCTGCTCGCCTATTCCGCGCAAGATCTGGAAGGATGGCAAAGTAGTGCGCAACGCCGAGAATTACGGTGGATGGGCAGAGCAGGTCGCGGTGAAAGAACATGTAGGCTTTATCGATTTGGATGAGATCATCGGTCGACGCTATGACGCGATGGGTGAGGCCAGCGTGGAGCCTCTCTTTGCCGATCCGCACACACATACCAGCATGGCGGGCGCGGAGATCAATGCGGAGAGTGTGGTGGCCGGGTTGAAGGCCTTAAAGAAAGATCCCCTGGCGAAGGACTTCTCTGCCAAGGGATCATCAGTGCATGCTTACCGCGCGAAGTAG
- a CDS encoding oligogalacturonate lyase family protein, with product MRTASLTQLRFAAALSLLGCAFVFNLSAQTYHDVKNPPKSWIDPDTGHRVTRLTDEPGSASMYFNVNGYSPDGHEMIYTTPDGVSVIDLKTLKTRSVVTGSIRVIMAGHKTPSVFYIKPEDHALYVTNFDTGVTRKLGTVPPRGSIATINADETQAAGTYDEVEAPKEQFGNNGPGGPRKPPTKVEQMHALDQAPNKGEMMVRRLAARIPLVVYTMDLSNGAVKPLFHSTDWIGHMLFSPTDPTLLMYCHEGPWQAVDRIWTIRTDGTANKLMHQRHMAMEIAGHEFWGADGNIYYDLQTPKGQDFFLATIDHTTEERTWYHMDRNEWSIHFNVNRDATLFTGDGGDPGQVAKAPDGEWIYLFHPEKLKNIGLADKDFISPGVFHAEKLVNMSKHNYKLEPNVSFSPDQKMVIFRSNMFGPTYVFGVEIEKAVK from the coding sequence ATGCGAACCGCTTCTCTCACTCAGCTTCGATTCGCCGCTGCGCTTTCGCTTCTCGGCTGCGCTTTTGTCTTTAACCTCTCCGCTCAGACCTATCACGACGTAAAAAATCCGCCGAAGTCTTGGATCGATCCTGACACAGGCCACCGCGTAACTCGACTCACAGATGAACCTGGTTCTGCCAGTATGTACTTCAACGTGAACGGTTACAGCCCTGACGGCCACGAGATGATCTACACGACGCCGGACGGTGTCTCTGTGATCGATCTCAAGACGCTGAAGACGCGCTCGGTTGTCACCGGAAGTATCCGCGTCATTATGGCAGGCCACAAGACGCCCAGCGTCTTTTACATCAAGCCGGAAGACCACGCACTGTATGTCACGAACTTCGACACCGGTGTAACACGCAAGCTGGGAACAGTTCCGCCGCGCGGCAGCATCGCCACCATCAATGCCGACGAGACGCAGGCCGCGGGAACTTACGACGAAGTGGAAGCCCCTAAAGAACAGTTCGGCAACAACGGTCCTGGCGGTCCGCGCAAGCCTCCTACTAAGGTAGAGCAGATGCACGCGCTCGATCAGGCCCCCAATAAAGGCGAGATGATGGTGCGGCGTCTGGCTGCACGCATTCCTCTCGTTGTTTACACCATGGACCTCAGCAACGGTGCGGTGAAGCCGCTCTTCCATAGCACCGATTGGATCGGCCACATGCTCTTCTCGCCAACCGATCCTACGCTTCTGATGTACTGCCATGAGGGTCCATGGCAGGCCGTCGACCGTATCTGGACCATCCGCACCGACGGTACAGCGAACAAGCTGATGCACCAACGGCACATGGCGATGGAGATCGCAGGGCACGAGTTCTGGGGTGCGGACGGCAACATCTACTATGACCTGCAAACTCCGAAGGGACAGGATTTCTTTCTCGCCACCATCGATCACACCACCGAAGAGCGAACCTGGTATCACATGGACCGCAACGAATGGTCGATCCACTTCAATGTCAACCGCGACGCAACCTTGTTCACTGGCGACGGCGGAGATCCGGGACAGGTCGCCAAGGCGCCTGACGGTGAATGGATCTACCTCTTTCACCCCGAGAAGCTGAAGAACATCGGCCTCGCCGACAAGGACTTTATCTCTCCCGGTGTCTTCCACGCCGAAAAGCTGGTTAACATGTCCAAACATAACTACAAACTGGAACCGAACGTAAGCTTCTCACCCGATCAGAAGATGGTCATATTCCGTTCCAATATGTTTGGACCGACGTACGTCTTCGGTGTTGAAATAGAAAAAGCCGTGAAGTAA
- a CDS encoding rhamnogalacturonan acetylesterase: MNRFRNLSRRYLSFFSCAVAFTFLLPILAPAQKISRYTCSSGKPKAGVVQLSASSLFTTDADGFDLHTAPSSFSNGSCASDKPFFFSASGPDGNYRVTLVLGGDAPATMTVRAESRRLLLMNQPIPASGSHTETFIVNVRTSTIHSESTTAEQVKLKPREIGALDWDNKLTLEFNGDHPSVRSITIEPVSKVPTIYLAGDSTVVDQDKEPWAAWGQMLPLFFSPAISIANHAESGETIRSFVGERRLAKIMSTIQPGDYLFVQFAHNDQKPGKGYVPAATEYKDLLKSYITQARAHGATPILVTSMNRRTFDAAGHITQTLGDYPATAREVAAEEHAALVDLNAMSKTLYEALGDAGTLHAFVHYPANTFPGQTEELKDDTHFNSYGAYELARCIVQSLRDQKNPLAAYLRKGMENFTPTHPDSLSAFSLPQSPLVSTETPYGR; the protein is encoded by the coding sequence ATGAATCGTTTTCGGAATCTTTCTCGCCGATATCTTTCGTTCTTCTCATGCGCCGTCGCATTTACTTTTCTTCTACCCATCCTAGCTCCGGCACAAAAGATTTCGCGGTACACCTGCAGCAGTGGCAAGCCTAAGGCAGGCGTCGTGCAACTCTCGGCCTCCAGCCTCTTTACCACAGATGCGGATGGGTTCGACCTCCATACGGCCCCATCCAGCTTCAGTAACGGCTCCTGCGCCAGCGATAAGCCCTTCTTCTTTTCTGCCTCCGGGCCAGACGGCAACTACCGCGTCACGTTGGTCCTCGGCGGCGACGCTCCTGCCACAATGACCGTTCGAGCCGAGTCACGCCGCCTTCTCCTGATGAACCAACCAATCCCTGCAAGCGGATCGCACACTGAAACTTTCATCGTGAACGTGAGGACATCGACGATCCATTCGGAAAGCACAACAGCGGAGCAAGTCAAGCTGAAGCCGCGCGAGATCGGCGCTCTGGATTGGGACAACAAACTGACTCTGGAGTTTAACGGTGATCATCCCTCGGTGCGCTCCATCACGATTGAGCCAGTGAGCAAAGTCCCAACCATCTATCTTGCAGGTGACTCCACCGTCGTGGATCAGGATAAAGAACCGTGGGCCGCATGGGGACAGATGCTTCCCCTCTTCTTTAGCCCCGCTATCTCCATCGCAAACCATGCTGAGTCAGGCGAAACCATCCGCAGCTTTGTTGGCGAACGTCGCCTTGCGAAGATCATGTCCACGATCCAACCAGGCGACTATTTGTTCGTCCAGTTTGCGCACAACGATCAGAAGCCAGGCAAAGGGTACGTTCCCGCCGCAACAGAATACAAAGACCTTCTCAAGAGCTACATCACCCAGGCACGCGCTCACGGGGCCACCCCCATTCTCGTCACGTCTATGAATCGTCGCACCTTCGATGCAGCAGGACATATCACGCAGACGCTTGGTGACTATCCGGCGACCGCCCGCGAAGTCGCCGCCGAAGAACACGCTGCTCTCGTCGATCTGAATGCCATGAGCAAGACGCTATATGAGGCTTTGGGAGACGCCGGTACACTCCACGCCTTCGTTCATTACCCAGCCAACACGTTTCCCGGACAAACGGAAGAGTTGAAGGACGATACGCACTTCAACTCCTACGGCGCGTATGAACTTGCGCGCTGCATTGTTCAGAGCCTGCGTGACCAGAAAAATCCACTCGCCGCATACCTTCGCAAAGGCATGGAAAACTTTACTCCCACACATCCCGATTCCCTCTCGGCATTCTCTTTACCGCAGAGTCCGCTCGTCTCTACGGAGACTCCCTATGGGCGCTAG
- a CDS encoding alpha-amylase: MAIGLLAWGRFETGSAAGTRVTVPAPPTHPWLADFLHAQATSLGRSFDFVQWPPWSKAEGGAAPTSDGYGVFDRRDLGTKPQQGSTPTRYGPLESTLAAIAALNAHGCQSIGDLVLHQMSGENGGPGVFRYLGADGKTLNGRGATTAGWFRGRTAQRKSGDGEWEWVDPVPPFRPQDDVPVPADDSPFGRELCYQNGVPTGAAEADAKDYVRWLYARTGAAMFRFDDTKGTYAPSVRRIMDAIPNVPFYSEYFDGNPANLDWWATSAPMSGRSAVADFTLHWRIQAACNGFDARQLTLGGAGYFERNPSLAVGFVDNPDTDTSDGQQVVCNKGLAYAYLLMLPLRLALVYGKDYFPNSIWPGAYGLKPAIDNLCWISRMFAFGNYQVRWVDRDVFAATRDGNGGATGWSGGLLTALNFNTLSSRTITCDTTFGANRWLHDYSGHHSDIWTDWQGRATFTLPSNAYARGESYVCFAPGGVNQPVTSTSRSTTQTFEADATLDVMPAMNGVHPLPQHIYCASGTRISINLSAVLAANESLTAKVNTSNNTTITWKRIGVYPGSASGRTRSAGWHTISVEGLSLPASGRNYKLTVTYTGSETQ; this comes from the coding sequence ATGGCAATTGGTTTGCTTGCATGGGGAAGGTTCGAAACTGGAAGCGCTGCGGGGACACGTGTCACCGTTCCTGCACCTCCAACACACCCCTGGCTGGCCGACTTCCTCCACGCGCAGGCCACGTCTTTGGGACGATCTTTCGATTTCGTACAGTGGCCGCCATGGTCCAAGGCAGAAGGTGGCGCCGCACCGACATCTGACGGTTATGGTGTGTTCGATCGGCGCGATCTCGGCACGAAACCGCAGCAAGGTTCCACGCCCACCCGCTATGGACCGTTGGAGTCGACGCTCGCTGCCATAGCCGCATTGAATGCGCATGGTTGCCAGTCTATCGGCGACCTTGTCTTGCATCAGATGAGCGGAGAGAACGGTGGCCCCGGCGTCTTCCGTTATCTGGGAGCGGATGGAAAGACCCTGAACGGACGCGGAGCCACCACTGCGGGATGGTTTCGTGGACGAACGGCGCAACGCAAATCCGGGGATGGTGAATGGGAATGGGTCGACCCGGTTCCGCCATTTCGTCCTCAGGATGATGTACCAGTGCCTGCAGATGATTCTCCCTTTGGGCGAGAACTCTGTTATCAGAATGGAGTTCCCACCGGGGCAGCCGAAGCCGATGCCAAAGATTATGTGCGATGGCTGTACGCTCGCACTGGCGCGGCGATGTTTCGTTTCGACGATACCAAGGGAACCTACGCTCCTTCGGTGCGTCGGATTATGGACGCAATTCCGAATGTGCCTTTCTACAGCGAATATTTTGACGGCAATCCTGCCAATCTCGATTGGTGGGCGACCTCTGCGCCCATGTCCGGCCGATCTGCTGTGGCGGACTTTACATTGCACTGGCGGATTCAAGCAGCATGCAACGGATTCGATGCCAGACAACTCACGCTCGGAGGTGCTGGCTACTTCGAACGTAATCCCAGTCTTGCTGTAGGCTTCGTCGACAATCCAGATACGGATACATCGGATGGCCAGCAGGTGGTCTGCAATAAAGGTCTCGCCTATGCGTATCTACTTATGCTGCCGCTACGTCTGGCACTGGTTTATGGCAAAGATTATTTTCCGAACTCTATTTGGCCGGGGGCCTACGGGCTAAAGCCCGCGATCGATAATCTCTGTTGGATCTCGCGGATGTTTGCCTTTGGAAACTACCAGGTCCGCTGGGTAGATCGTGACGTGTTTGCAGCTACGCGTGATGGAAATGGTGGTGCGACGGGATGGTCGGGAGGCCTGCTCACAGCACTGAACTTCAACACTTTGTCGTCTCGCACGATCACCTGTGACACGACCTTTGGCGCGAACCGATGGCTGCACGACTACTCCGGTCATCATTCCGATATCTGGACAGACTGGCAAGGGCGAGCGACATTCACGCTCCCCAGCAATGCCTACGCGCGGGGAGAGTCTTACGTATGCTTTGCACCCGGCGGCGTGAATCAGCCCGTTACGAGTACTTCGCGTTCCACGACACAGACGTTTGAGGCGGATGCTACGCTCGACGTGATGCCTGCCATGAATGGAGTGCATCCACTTCCGCAACACATTTACTGCGCTTCCGGAACGCGCATCTCGATCAACCTTTCGGCGGTTCTGGCAGCGAACGAATCGCTCACCGCCAAGGTCAATACCTCGAATAACACGACCATTACATGGAAGCGCATTGGAGTCTATCCAGGAAGCGCCTCCGGCCGAACGCGCTCTGCCGGATGGCACACAATCTCTGTTGAGGGTCTCTCGCTCCCGGCGAGTGGCAGGAATTACAAACTAACGGTTACCTATACCGGATCGGAGACACAATGA
- a CDS encoding TIGR03118 family protein, with the protein MYPRMLLVPSLRAMLFASCIGLSSFVAAAQTQSTYLQTNLISDGFVPAAHIDSNLKNPWGLSIGQDFWTDSPGSGLSIVTDATGTPSFDVTVPAASGTGPGTPAGTVFNSDTTAFTIPLKGSATFLFGTLDGTIAAWNASTPTAVTVVNNSAAKAVYTDIVVDKNATGTFLLAANFSLGTVDVFDTNFAAAHLTGAFADPDIPAGYAPFGIHSIGSNVYVTYAQVDPTSGREVVGAGLGYVNVFDNNGNLLKRAISQGNLNAPWGMALAPSGFGSFGGDLLIGNFGDGIINVYDPNSFALLGQLTDASGNPIANTGLWEIVFGTGTNGAGDPNTLYLAAGINGEQDGVVATITVVPPSAGSGDFSIQPSTNAITVTTGQNASISLALTGTNGFTGPVAFSCTGLPSGSSCVFNPTTVTLSGTAATTVSVSIGTQAAAPAAPVSPYMAKALDWGLTGIGLAFLPLGLLAFSRVRRRASLLRGTVFLFALSLAALAFTGCSGSTPSAPVSPVAPVAPTTPPASVTSQVVITATAGAITHTTTVALTVQ; encoded by the coding sequence ATGTACCCCCGTATGTTATTAGTCCCATCCCTGCGCGCGATGCTCTTTGCCTCTTGCATTGGCCTGTCTTCGTTTGTGGCTGCCGCACAAACCCAAAGTACCTATTTGCAGACCAATTTGATCTCGGATGGTTTTGTTCCCGCCGCACACATTGACTCAAATCTTAAGAATCCCTGGGGCCTTTCGATTGGGCAGGACTTCTGGACCGATTCTCCCGGTTCGGGTCTTTCGATCGTCACGGATGCGACGGGCACCCCCAGCTTCGATGTGACGGTTCCAGCAGCCTCTGGAACTGGCCCGGGTACTCCTGCAGGCACGGTCTTCAATAGCGATACAACTGCTTTCACCATTCCACTCAAAGGATCCGCAACCTTTCTCTTCGGTACGTTGGACGGCACCATCGCAGCCTGGAATGCAAGTACACCTACAGCCGTCACCGTCGTGAATAACTCAGCGGCAAAAGCCGTTTACACCGACATCGTGGTTGATAAAAATGCGACCGGCACTTTTCTTCTGGCGGCCAATTTCTCTCTTGGCACGGTCGACGTATTTGACACCAACTTCGCCGCTGCACATCTGACAGGTGCTTTCGCAGATCCAGATATCCCTGCGGGCTACGCTCCTTTCGGCATCCATAGCATCGGATCCAATGTATATGTCACCTATGCTCAAGTAGATCCGACGAGCGGACGTGAGGTAGTTGGAGCTGGTCTTGGCTATGTCAATGTTTTCGATAACAACGGTAATCTCCTCAAGCGTGCCATCTCGCAGGGCAACCTGAATGCTCCCTGGGGTATGGCCCTCGCGCCATCGGGCTTTGGCAGCTTTGGCGGAGATCTTCTGATCGGCAACTTCGGTGATGGCATCATTAACGTTTACGATCCGAATAGCTTTGCGTTGCTTGGTCAGTTGACGGACGCCAGCGGCAATCCTATCGCGAACACAGGCCTCTGGGAGATCGTCTTTGGTACCGGTACGAACGGTGCTGGCGACCCGAACACTTTGTATCTTGCTGCGGGCATCAATGGCGAGCAAGACGGGGTAGTGGCAACCATCACAGTTGTCCCGCCAAGTGCCGGATCGGGAGACTTCTCAATACAGCCCTCCACAAATGCGATCACGGTTACGACGGGCCAAAATGCGAGCATTTCGCTCGCGCTCACCGGGACGAATGGGTTCACCGGTCCTGTGGCGTTTTCGTGCACAGGTCTTCCTTCGGGCTCTTCCTGCGTATTCAATCCCACGACGGTAACGCTTTCCGGAACGGCAGCCACTACGGTTTCGGTCTCGATCGGTACACAGGCAGCGGCCCCCGCTGCTCCCGTCAGCCCATACATGGCGAAAGCCTTGGACTGGGGTTTGACAGGAATCGGGCTTGCATTTCTGCCCCTCGGTTTGCTTGCTTTCTCGCGAGTGCGCCGGCGTGCCTCTTTGCTTCGCGGAACAGTTTTCTTGTTCGCCTTGAGTCTTGCGGCGTTGGCCTTCACGGGTTGCAGCGGCTCGACGCCGTCCGCCCCAGTTTCGCCGGTGGCTCCAGTCGCACCCACAACTCCTCCCGCTTCAGTTACTTCTCAGGTCGTAATCACTGCCACCGCTGGCGCCATTACGCACACAACCACAGTTGCTCTTACGGTGCAGTAA
- a CDS encoding malectin domain-containing carbohydrate-binding protein, which yields MYLYNKRAFPIGKLPLILAVLGMIFSAATPSFAQFNASIFGPNVYVFDPSVPGATINTTLDAISNPSVSQAQFSTNRYAVLFKPGQYTGVSHQVGFYLSVAGLGTTPDATVLSGGGLYIDVGDSSGNVTTNFWRSIENLKIPVPTGGTERWAVAQGAAFRRMHVAGSLELTDGSCHFASGGFISDSVIDTNENMCSQQQWYTRNSVIGSSTTPVWNYVFSGVTGAPAQNFPNITTLATTPVSREKPYLYIDSTGNYSVFSPALQTASSGVTWTSGGLGVGTSLSISTFFIATPSNTVAQINTALASGKNLILTPGIYSLTAPINVTAANTVVLGLGYPTLVPQNGNAAMTVADVGGVQLAGLLIDAGPTNSAVLLQVGVPNTTRANHANNPTSISDVFFRIGGATAGSATTSLEVDSNNIILDNIWAWRADHGTGVGWTTNPAAHGLVVNGDNVTALGLAVEHYQQSQVQWNGNNGETIFYQSEDPYDVPSQGAWMDGSMNGYPSYEVTSAVCNHTAYGLGIYSFFNQGVAIFQDNAISTPNSTGMHFTDMVTVKLNGSGGINNVINGQGGATPTGASPKDFASFVGTAACSAGPLTVAIDSGGGGATPFVADTDFSNGSTFTTTQPINITNVSNPAPVAVYQSQRQGQFNYTIPGFTPNSAHIVRLHFAELYFSTAGSRIFNVAINGTQVLHNFDVVATAGAFRTANIQQFNATANGLGQIVITLTDGTRDQPLINGVEIQ from the coding sequence ATGTACCTCTACAACAAACGCGCTTTCCCCATCGGAAAGCTTCCGCTGATCCTTGCCGTTCTCGGCATGATCTTTTCGGCTGCAACCCCGTCCTTCGCACAGTTCAACGCTTCCATCTTTGGGCCTAACGTTTACGTCTTCGACCCGAGTGTCCCTGGCGCCACCATCAATACCACGCTCGATGCCATCTCAAATCCGTCGGTCAGTCAGGCCCAATTCAGCACTAACCGCTACGCCGTACTCTTCAAACCTGGCCAGTACACCGGGGTGAGTCATCAGGTGGGGTTCTATCTTTCCGTCGCAGGCCTCGGCACCACGCCGGATGCCACAGTTCTGAGCGGCGGCGGTCTCTATATCGACGTAGGCGATAGTAGTGGGAATGTCACGACCAACTTTTGGCGCTCAATAGAGAACCTTAAGATCCCTGTTCCAACTGGCGGCACGGAACGCTGGGCTGTCGCACAGGGAGCAGCTTTCCGCCGCATGCACGTCGCTGGTTCTTTGGAACTGACCGACGGCAGTTGTCACTTTGCGAGCGGAGGCTTCATCTCCGATTCCGTAATCGATACGAACGAAAACATGTGCTCTCAACAGCAGTGGTACACCCGCAATAGCGTGATTGGCAGCTCCACCACGCCAGTCTGGAACTATGTCTTTTCCGGGGTCACGGGCGCACCAGCACAGAACTTCCCGAATATCACGACGCTCGCGACAACGCCTGTTAGCCGCGAAAAACCTTACCTTTACATCGACAGCACTGGAAACTATTCCGTTTTTTCTCCGGCACTGCAAACTGCTTCCTCTGGTGTCACATGGACCAGCGGAGGTCTGGGTGTAGGCACTTCACTGTCCATCAGCACATTCTTCATTGCCACACCGTCCAATACTGTTGCGCAGATCAATACAGCTCTTGCTTCCGGCAAGAATCTCATTCTGACACCCGGCATCTACAGTCTGACCGCTCCGATCAACGTGACCGCGGCTAACACGGTCGTTCTGGGTCTTGGCTACCCTACGCTCGTTCCGCAGAACGGGAACGCAGCGATGACGGTAGCTGATGTGGGAGGCGTTCAACTCGCCGGACTACTCATTGATGCTGGCCCAACTAACTCTGCGGTTCTTCTTCAGGTCGGAGTCCCGAATACAACCCGCGCCAATCACGCAAACAATCCCACCTCCATCAGCGATGTGTTCTTCCGTATTGGAGGAGCCACCGCTGGCTCTGCTACCACCAGTCTGGAAGTCGACAGCAATAACATCATCCTCGACAATATCTGGGCATGGCGCGCCGATCACGGGACCGGCGTTGGATGGACCACCAACCCTGCGGCTCACGGTCTGGTCGTTAACGGCGATAACGTCACCGCCCTTGGACTTGCTGTAGAGCACTATCAACAAAGCCAGGTCCAGTGGAATGGAAATAACGGAGAAACCATCTTCTACCAAAGCGAAGATCCATACGATGTACCCAGTCAGGGCGCATGGATGGATGGTTCGATGAATGGTTATCCCTCCTACGAAGTGACTTCTGCGGTGTGCAACCACACAGCATACGGTCTCGGCATCTATTCCTTCTTCAATCAGGGCGTGGCGATCTTCCAGGACAACGCTATCTCTACCCCCAACAGCACAGGCATGCATTTCACGGATATGGTTACGGTGAAGTTGAACGGATCCGGCGGTATCAATAACGTGATTAATGGTCAGGGTGGGGCTACACCAACAGGAGCTTCACCCAAAGACTTCGCGTCTTTCGTCGGCACCGCGGCCTGTTCTGCCGGACCACTCACGGTTGCCATCGATTCAGGAGGCGGAGGAGCCACGCCGTTCGTGGCGGATACAGATTTCTCCAACGGTTCTACCTTCACGACCACTCAGCCGATCAACATCACAAATGTGAGCAACCCCGCACCAGTGGCTGTCTATCAGAGTCAACGCCAAGGCCAGTTCAACTACACGATTCCTGGCTTCACTCCAAATTCCGCCCACATCGTGCGTCTCCACTTTGCCGAACTCTACTTCAGCACTGCGGGAAGCCGCATCTTCAACGTAGCGATCAATGGCACGCAGGTGCTGCATAACTTCGACGTGGTCGCCACTGCCGGAGCCTTCAGGACCGCAAACATTCAACAGTTCAACGCAACCGCAAATGGTCTGGGCCAGATTGTTATCACCCTGACCGATGGCACCAGAGATCAACCCTTGATCAACGGTGTCGAAATTCAGTAG
- a CDS encoding glycine zipper domain-containing protein produces the protein MTIRRILTTTALLVGTMLPFAPVASAQIGAGKGALIGGGAGAGIGALAGGGKGALIGGAIGAGGGAIIGNENAKRRHRRERQRAYARHHHRRNY, from the coding sequence ATGACGATTCGCAGGATTTTGACTACGACCGCACTACTGGTAGGAACGATGTTGCCCTTTGCGCCAGTGGCTTCAGCCCAAATTGGCGCTGGCAAAGGTGCTCTAATCGGTGGTGGTGCAGGAGCTGGAATCGGCGCCCTTGCAGGTGGCGGCAAGGGAGCACTTATCGGCGGTGCGATTGGCGCAGGCGGTGGTGCAATTATTGGCAATGAAAACGCCAAGCGACGTCATCGCCGTGAACGGCAGCGCGCGTATGCCCGTCACCATCATCGTCGGAATTACTAG